The following are encoded in a window of Cumulibacter manganitolerans genomic DNA:
- the deoD gene encoding purine-nucleoside phosphorylase gives MSIHIGAEPGQIAPYVLMPGDPLRAKWIAENFLEDAKQYTDVRNMLGFTGTYKGMEISAQGSGMGLPSFSIYCTELLKDYDVQSVIRVGSAGAMHEHVKIRDVVLAQGACTDSNLNQLRFEGIDFAPIADFELLQAAYGVGQDRGTSMHVGNIFSSDSFYNDRSELVSRTSEYGVLAVEMEAAALYTLAAKYARKGLAIVTVSDHLITGEETSAQERQESFGDMVEMALETIVAVHGV, from the coding sequence CCCGCTGCGGGCGAAGTGGATCGCCGAGAACTTCCTCGAGGACGCCAAGCAGTACACCGACGTGCGCAACATGCTGGGCTTCACCGGCACCTACAAGGGCATGGAGATCTCGGCGCAGGGCTCGGGCATGGGGCTGCCGTCGTTCTCCATCTACTGCACCGAGCTGCTCAAGGACTACGACGTGCAGTCGGTGATCCGGGTGGGGTCGGCCGGCGCGATGCACGAGCACGTGAAGATCCGGGACGTGGTGCTGGCGCAGGGCGCGTGCACCGACTCCAACCTCAACCAGCTGCGCTTCGAGGGCATCGACTTCGCGCCGATCGCCGACTTCGAGCTGCTGCAGGCCGCGTACGGCGTGGGCCAGGACCGCGGCACCAGCATGCACGTCGGCAACATCTTCTCCTCCGACTCCTTCTACAACGACCGTTCCGAGCTGGTCAGCCGCACCAGCGAGTACGGCGTCCTCGCCGTCGAGATGGAGGCCGCCGCCCTGTACACGCTCGCCGCGAAATATGCCCGCAAGGGCCTGGCGATCGTGACGGTCTCCGACCACCTGATCACCGGGGAGGAGACCTCGGCGCAGGAGCGCCAGGAGTCCTTCGGCGACATGGTCGAGATGGCTCTCGAGACGATCGTCGCCGTCCACGGCGTCTGA